In Solanum lycopersicum chromosome 3, SLM_r2.1, the genomic stretch TTGTGTATCTTTTATGTGTTGCACATGAACATTAACGTATCTAATCTGTTTAAGTTTgatgttttgttgttatttagTATCCCTTCTCTTTCactaattaccaaaaaaaattatattatttcggATACATGATATTAATGACCGATACTTTAATTAAAACGGACGgatacttaaatttttaaattgttgttatcagtttattgcatgaaaaaAGGGatcaaaaaaggaaattataatTAACCCCATGAATCACGCGAATGTTTAACAATTTTACCAATCAATGTTAATAAACCTAGGGGTGTGCATCggtcggttcggttcggtttaCATATAATCAGTTCGGTTTATCGGTTTTCGGTTTTAAAATATGCTAACCCAATAACAAaccaataagaaattttttatcggTTTtcggtttatcggtttttgatgTTGTCGGTTCGGTTTTGGttaacccaataagaaaatgtcgatcaaataatatataataatacgtatgttataattacatgttaccaaCTTACAGCCAAAACATAGTAGGAAACTTTTaatgttgatcaaattactaacattCACAAACTTGCAAAAACTATAGCCTACAATTACGaactagaattaaaactaaaataaaatatttcaatgaaaCAATCTTGAACAGTTGCTTGATGTCTTGATCCACCAAATAATCAACAATGTTCTCACCAATTTCCTAACCAAAAAATCACATAgcctgaaaaagaaaaagacagtTAATAGACTATTAGagtacatatttatatttaatgatgAACATATTTAATGAAATAGGCTCCATGAATGCATAACATCCACATTAAAATAACATGATAAGCTGCATACTATTAGGCACAATTACTATTTTAacaattctattttaattagcaACTAATCCATTTATAGTAGCATCACGTCCCTTAATTGACTCCAAACACTTCTAATTAGTAAATATGTATCATGTGTAGAGTAAGTTAAGCTTAACAATATGTAATATCTAACCTCATTTCCTAATTTATTATCTTGACAGAAGTATTATGCTTTGAAAATCAAGTAAATACATGATTTAGAGCAACTTGTAGCTAGAGTGCTTACCAAATATCAAGATCCAAGTGCAAAAAAGGAAGAGTTTTAACTCCACATTAATCATCCAGAATGCTAGTATTAGCCAAATCTATAAAGAATTTACgttaatcaactaaaaataTGCTTATGAAGAATCACAATAACAATTAAAactattataattaaaatatcattacCTTGTTCAAGCTGTTCGAGGACATCTATATCTTCCTCAACACTTATAGGTTTTGATTCACTTCTTATCCAATCTTGAAGGCACACTAGTGTTTGCACTAATTTAGGAGTTAATGAACTCCTAAATGAATCCAAGATACGTCCACCAGTACTAAACGCACACTCGGATGCCACACTTGAAATGGGAATAGCTAGCACATTTCGAGCCATCTCAGCAATAACGGGAAATCTGGGTGAGTTTATTTTCCACCAAGACAAGATGTTAAAGTTCTTGCTTTCAACTTCATTTTCTTCAGCAAGATATTTTTGCAACTCTGTTTTGACAGTTGTTGTATTTTCAGCTTTATGTTTCATTAGATCACCTATGAATGTCCCTAAATATCCTATCGATTGGACAACATTGCCTGAACTTGAAAGTAGTGAACTGGAATTTTCAGATGAAGAACTAGATAAAGACGAAGAGTGTTG encodes the following:
- the LOC138347652 gene encoding zinc finger BED domain-containing protein RICESLEEPER 2-like translates to MREKFDKYWGTPKKMNKMIFISCVLDPRHKFISVGFALQMMFGKEAPILEKGVRDYMELLFGEYVKSLSKDKGSQHSSSLSSSSSENSSSLLSSSGNVVQSIGYLGTFIGDLMKHKAENTTTVKTELQKYLAEENEVESKNFNILSWWKINSPRFPVIAEMARNVLAIPISSVASECAFSTGGRILDSFRSSLTPKLVQTLVCLQDWIRSESKPISVEEDIDVLEQLEQDLANTSILDD